A genomic segment from Clarias gariepinus isolate MV-2021 ecotype Netherlands chromosome 11, CGAR_prim_01v2, whole genome shotgun sequence encodes:
- the LOC128533603 gene encoding olfactory receptor 6N1-like — translation MAQNVSRKIISEFVITGFDNFEKPIILGVIILSGYILVMLGNLTNIFFIVMDKRLHQPMYLFICNLAIVDMLYCTCSCPTMIGNLLVGFKTISFVPCIIQMFVFGLGFVMEVFTISVMAFDRLLAITKPLHYHSILTNVRSVILTSLLWILGSVTIAVTDGIVFPLPFCYTTLKFIFCDYGSVVRATCVDPNPYFDLMGILTFFMLFGTFSFICGSYIIIVIVVVKITSKGSKKQMFNTCFSHLIVVVCYYSPTFIITSFTRTGILLTIEERHGFRIATILGPSLVNPFIYSFRTKEIRNKIFKIVSKVGPTKK, via the coding sequence ATGGCTCAAAATGTTTCcagaaaaataatcagtgaaTTTGTTATTACAGGATTTGACAATTTTGAAAAACCAATTATTCTTGGAGTCATCATACTCTCTGGATATATTCTTGTAATGCTTGGGAATctgacaaatatattttttattgtcatgGATAAGCGTCTACACCAGCCAATGTATCTCTTTATTTGTAATTTAGCAATTGTAGACATGCTCTACTGTACATGCTCATGTCCAACAATGATTGGAAACCTTTTGGTTGGCTTTAAAACCATATCTTTTGTACCATGCATTATTCAGATGTTTGTGTTTGGTTTAGGGTTTGTTATGGAGGTGTTTACTATTTCTGTTATGGCTTTTGACCGATTACTTGCCATAACCAAGCCACTGCACTACCATTCAATTCTGACAAATGTGCGTTCTGTTATTCTCACTTCCTTGCTATGGATTCTTGGTTCTGTTACAATTGCTGTAACAGATGGAATAGTTTTTCCACTACCATTTTGTTATACAACACTGAAATTCATATTTTGTGACTATGGATCTGTTGTCAGAGCCACTTGTGTAGATCCTAACCCATATTTTGATTTGATGGGAATTTTAACTTTCTTTATGCTGTTTGGAACATTCAGTTTTATATGTGGGTCTTACATAATTATAGTTATAGTTGTTGTCAAAATTACCTCTAAGGGTAGCaagaaacaaatgtttaataCCTGCTTCAGTCATTTAATTGTTGTTGTATGCTATTATAGCCCTACTTTTATTATAACCAGTTTTACTCGGACAGGTATACTTCTCACAATAGAGGAGCGGCATGGGTTCAGAATTGCCACAATTCTTGGTCCATCCTTAGTAAATCctttcatttattcttttagaaccaaagaaattagaaacaaaatatttaaaattgtgtCTAAAGTTGGGCCAACCAAAAAATAG